One genomic segment of Rivularia sp. PCC 7116 includes these proteins:
- a CDS encoding dienelactone hydrolase family protein, with product MNTTVVNHVEEKIVSIELDSIRLQAEIVLPKNCQGMVIFVHNSGIGRYSTRNRYLAHLLRQTAGVATVQIDLLTPQEEAIDLRSKHCSSNVQFLAKRLTDATKWLLEYPFTSNLKIGYFGEQTGAGAALLAAAENSTLVGAVVSCSGKTCLTNETLSSVKTPTLLIVGENDLPAIPTNEDIIKQIPTADKELKIVQNASRQFKESGALEEVARLASHWFKQYLSDVSYSQSSTNLYESLHKSYANTVTDKPMTTSK from the coding sequence ATGAATACAACTGTTGTAAATCATGTAGAGGAAAAAATAGTTTCAATTGAACTTGATTCTATTCGTTTACAAGCAGAAATAGTTTTGCCTAAAAATTGCCAAGGAATGGTAATCTTTGTTCACAATAGTGGCATTGGTCGCTATAGTACTCGGAATCGTTATCTAGCTCATCTTTTAAGGCAAACAGCAGGAGTAGCTACGGTACAAATTGATTTATTAACTCCTCAAGAAGAAGCAATTGATTTACGCAGTAAACATTGCAGTAGTAATGTGCAATTTTTAGCTAAAAGATTAACTGATGCCACAAAATGGTTGCTTGAATACCCTTTTACCAGCAATCTAAAAATTGGTTATTTCGGAGAACAGACGGGTGCGGGTGCGGCTTTGCTTGCAGCGGCAGAGAATTCTACATTAGTAGGTGCTGTAGTTTCTTGTAGCGGCAAAACTTGTTTAACAAATGAGACTTTGTCTTCTGTCAAAACTCCGACTTTATTGATTGTTGGTGAGAACGATTTACCAGCAATTCCGACAAACGAAGACATAATTAAACAAATCCCAACGGCTGACAAAGAATTGAAAATCGTACAAAATGCCAGCCGTCAATTTAAAGAATCAGGTGCACTAGAAGAGGTGGCTCGTTTGGCAAGCCATTGGTTTAAGCAGTATTTATCTGATGTGAGTTATTCCCAGAGCAGTACGAACTTATACGAGTCATTGCACAAAAGTTATGCAAATACTGTAACTGACAAGCCCATGACAACAAGTAAATAA
- a CDS encoding 4Fe-4S single cluster domain-containing protein — MDTKSTNPYSSLKNVPSGYLNIMGYVDESEVNGPGSRAVVWVQGCKRECGGCFNTESWSFEINRLESVDSLAKKILSKPGNKGLTFSGGEPFLQATELASLARRVKASGLNVMAFTGFTLDKLRSQQAPVGSQELLEQLDILIDGPFIKSLAINSPNSPVSSSNQRVRIFNPDFQDKITWASDQIEIHVFKDGSRLVTGYQGWREQ, encoded by the coding sequence ATGGACACAAAGTCAACTAACCCATATTCTTCACTTAAAAACGTTCCCTCCGGTTATTTGAACATCATGGGTTACGTTGATGAGTCAGAAGTAAATGGCCCCGGAAGTCGTGCTGTAGTCTGGGTACAGGGTTGCAAGCGAGAATGTGGCGGCTGTTTTAATACAGAATCGTGGTCATTTGAAATTAATCGCCTGGAATCGGTAGATTCTCTTGCTAAAAAAATTCTTAGTAAACCTGGAAATAAAGGACTGACATTTTCGGGAGGAGAACCTTTTTTGCAAGCAACTGAACTAGCATCTTTAGCTCGTCGAGTCAAAGCATCTGGATTAAACGTAATGGCTTTTACTGGCTTCACTTTAGATAAACTGCGATCGCAACAAGCACCAGTAGGCTCTCAAGAATTATTAGAACAGCTAGATATTTTAATTGATGGTCCTTTTATAAAATCTTTAGCAATCAACTCCCCAAATTCACCAGTTTCGTCGAGCAATCAACGAGTGCGTATATTCAACCCGGATTTTCAAGACAAAATAACCTGGGCTAGCGATCAAATTGAAATTCACGTATTTAAAGATGGCAGTCGATTAGTTACTGGCTATCAAGGATGGCGCGAGCAATAG